Proteins encoded by one window of Arenicella chitinivorans:
- a CDS encoding beta strand repeat-containing protein — protein MSRILNVNALTFFAVLSTLLWSGAVFAQTPVTFNKQVSNTTPSANGITTVNYTVINNTATPITEIGFTDSFPAGVVISAPVVMETSCAATQSSSLSASPGGNQFSAVDYQLGANGTCTFEVYISGIPGQYTLPETTVSTSAGFSMSQSVGLSISDQLPSFSKYFSPASVPLAAETKSRLTFLIDNLNGIEDVAAINLRDTLPDGMVIASPSNLATTCQGVSPFVSATPGSNTFSYSTTASVQPPFLESGETCEIAIDVLVTSPGTYLNVSDDLLVTTLGGGVNNAVGMAVNILEVSITPVSLTVQFLDDPLAPGASGVVEYVIRNTTRNTAAIDVAFSSDLNVAPGIAGIVFDNVVSNTCGGIVSGAGSSTLSLSAVSVAATANCRITAQFTSPSNATPGSYSVATSPVSAQLDGSAVVGNIATDTLQVQYAPLFTKSLTQTQVIPGDSNSLVYKITNTDPNNPLTDISFTDAVGAFLPSITSNRVAPIPQSGDCGASSVIFFNEVSGVSNLNVSNASLASGESCEIVLNFNIPLSTPTGIYSNVSSVLTANPIGAPPAAVSMQILAAPRLQKAFTDETISAGESTTLEYTINHPGESGPDAEAITFEDDLNNLGITGLGITLPTGPACGEGSSLTHVNGVLTLTDGELTIGESCTFAVTLDVPPETSHGVYTNSTTNLSATLNGESVQSSPASATIAISPLVFSKIYLDDPVIAGGSSTLRFTVTNNDDVNAASNMSFGFALGNVIPGLTFTLPPQTNGCGGTLSGTTLLFFSGGTLAPDSSCNIEVTVSTPAATPNGSYLSQTSMLTATIDGSNVTALPARDLLLVDSTFIQLQKSFSNQTVQLDSPVQMQFMVSNLSTTQDVQSVAFSDDINTHLPGFTFEGVDAAMSTCEDAPYSFATSMNGVLEVSDGTLLANSSCTLTINLGVPPLVGTGNFTNTTSDVSGTVSGLAVNGEPASARITVTDYDVTFSKSFAEPFFISGGSGAMTFTITNNHATDPVNQLSFTDDLNDVLTGLVATNTPLIDVCGPGSSLTGTSFLAFSGGSVAANGGTCSFTVDFQLPLIESEVEIQNTTSPLTSNGLVIAQEATDDVTVTLVPSFNKTFSPEFVSVGIPSVLQFTIDNSGSTFSASSIDFTDNLPTGMVVAATPNVSTSCTGGTITALAGGAVVTYSGGTVSASSSCTVSVEVSAAVAGTYLNTSGDLTSSLGNSGTATATLTVRDIGFTKVFGSPAPQAGETTTLTFVIENRETVAISGLAFTDDLDAVVTGLAADGTAIVSNCGTPSVTAASNIAVRDASVAAQSTCTIEVTITVPVSTFPGSYRNTTSTLTASGDYAADAATKDLVVVPPSLLFSKAFTPSAINTDEVSTLVFTIDNGASPVAATSLAFTDVMPTGLVIATPANLINTCSGTVTATSGSSTISLTDGTVTDGAICTLQIAVTSSVGGNFVNTSGDLTSSSGNSGPANASLLVDDDTDNDGVLNAVDNCPRTPNANQADLDSDDIGNVCDDDDDGDGMPDAFENANGLDPFNSFDQQADNDNDGFTNLQEFQFGTDPNSPDADVDGNGVPDEVDQRRRNSIPSILFQLLLDNTPI, from the coding sequence GTGAGTAGGATTCTTAACGTTAACGCATTAACGTTTTTCGCTGTTTTATCCACACTACTTTGGAGCGGGGCTGTATTTGCGCAAACCCCGGTTACCTTTAACAAACAGGTTTCTAATACGACTCCCAGCGCGAACGGAATTACCACCGTTAATTATACGGTCATCAATAACACTGCAACACCAATCACCGAGATTGGTTTTACAGATTCTTTCCCGGCAGGTGTTGTGATCAGTGCTCCTGTGGTGATGGAGACTTCGTGTGCTGCCACCCAGTCATCGAGTCTGAGTGCGTCCCCTGGTGGTAATCAGTTTTCCGCTGTCGATTATCAGCTTGGCGCCAACGGAACCTGCACATTTGAAGTTTACATTTCTGGAATCCCTGGCCAATACACCCTTCCAGAGACCACAGTCAGTACCAGTGCTGGATTTTCCATGTCTCAATCAGTTGGTTTATCAATCAGTGATCAACTCCCGTCATTTTCCAAATATTTTTCGCCCGCCTCCGTGCCACTTGCTGCGGAGACGAAGTCCCGCCTGACATTTCTAATAGACAATTTAAACGGTATCGAAGATGTTGCCGCCATCAACTTAAGAGATACATTGCCGGATGGTATGGTGATCGCCTCACCAAGCAATTTAGCGACGACCTGTCAGGGAGTCAGCCCATTTGTGTCCGCAACACCAGGCAGTAACACATTTTCTTACAGCACTACGGCTTCAGTTCAACCACCATTTCTTGAGAGCGGGGAGACTTGCGAGATCGCGATTGACGTACTTGTCACCAGCCCTGGAACTTACTTGAATGTGTCTGATGATTTGCTCGTGACAACCTTAGGTGGTGGTGTTAATAACGCAGTCGGTATGGCGGTTAATATCCTCGAAGTCAGTATCACGCCAGTTTCATTAACCGTACAGTTTCTGGACGACCCACTTGCTCCCGGCGCTAGTGGTGTTGTCGAATACGTCATTCGTAACACTACGCGAAACACCGCAGCCATCGACGTCGCATTTAGCTCTGACCTGAACGTAGCACCTGGAATCGCCGGCATCGTGTTTGATAACGTGGTATCCAACACCTGTGGCGGTATCGTGTCTGGGGCAGGAAGCAGTACCCTATCTCTATCAGCTGTCTCCGTCGCAGCCACTGCGAATTGCCGAATAACTGCACAGTTCACCTCGCCCTCGAATGCGACCCCTGGTAGTTACAGTGTCGCAACCAGCCCAGTAAGTGCGCAGTTAGATGGTAGTGCTGTGGTAGGGAATATCGCCACAGACACGCTGCAAGTACAGTATGCGCCTTTGTTTACTAAGAGCCTCACTCAAACACAGGTAATACCAGGCGATTCGAATAGCTTAGTTTATAAAATCACCAATACAGACCCGAATAATCCCCTCACCGACATCTCGTTTACCGATGCGGTTGGTGCTTTCCTTCCAAGTATTACTTCCAACCGGGTGGCGCCGATACCCCAGAGTGGGGACTGCGGGGCAAGTTCTGTGATTTTTTTCAACGAAGTAAGTGGAGTTTCGAACCTCAATGTCTCCAATGCGAGTCTTGCGTCGGGAGAAAGCTGCGAAATCGTTCTTAATTTCAATATTCCGTTATCAACCCCGACGGGTATTTACAGTAACGTTTCATCTGTACTAACTGCCAATCCCATTGGTGCGCCGCCAGCAGCTGTTAGCATGCAGATCTTGGCTGCACCACGGCTGCAGAAAGCATTTACTGATGAAACGATCTCTGCCGGTGAGTCGACCACCTTAGAATATACGATCAACCATCCTGGTGAATCTGGTCCTGATGCGGAGGCCATCACTTTTGAAGATGATTTAAATAATCTGGGGATAACCGGTCTCGGTATAACCTTGCCCACAGGTCCTGCATGCGGCGAAGGCTCCTCGCTGACGCACGTTAATGGCGTATTGACCTTAACCGATGGCGAACTTACGATTGGCGAGAGCTGCACCTTTGCTGTTACGCTTGATGTTCCCCCCGAGACTAGCCATGGTGTGTATACCAACAGCACCACAAATCTCTCTGCGACGTTGAATGGAGAATCTGTACAATCGTCGCCGGCCAGCGCCACAATTGCGATTTCCCCACTTGTATTCAGCAAGATTTACTTGGACGACCCTGTAATCGCCGGAGGCTCCAGTACACTGCGTTTTACAGTGACCAACAACGACGACGTCAATGCGGCATCTAACATGTCATTTGGGTTCGCTTTAGGCAACGTCATCCCTGGTTTGACTTTTACGCTTCCACCACAAACGAATGGGTGTGGCGGTACCTTGTCAGGCACTACCCTGTTGTTTTTTTCGGGTGGAACGCTAGCGCCTGATAGCAGTTGCAACATCGAAGTGACTGTTTCAACCCCTGCTGCAACGCCAAACGGCAGTTATCTGAGTCAAACGTCGATGTTAACGGCAACGATTGATGGGAGTAACGTCACGGCTCTGCCTGCACGGGATCTGTTATTGGTGGACTCGACGTTTATTCAGTTGCAGAAGTCTTTTTCTAATCAGACCGTACAGCTGGATTCACCTGTACAAATGCAGTTTATGGTTAGCAATTTGAGTACAACTCAAGATGTTCAGTCAGTTGCCTTTTCAGATGACATCAACACACATTTGCCGGGCTTCACATTCGAAGGTGTGGATGCGGCCATGAGCACATGTGAAGATGCCCCCTACTCTTTTGCCACGTCGATGAACGGGGTTCTAGAAGTTTCTGACGGTACATTGTTGGCCAACAGCAGCTGTACCCTCACCATCAATCTTGGTGTGCCGCCTCTCGTTGGAACGGGTAATTTTACCAACACTACGTCAGACGTATCTGGCACGGTGTCAGGGTTGGCTGTCAACGGAGAGCCTGCGTCAGCCAGAATTACCGTTACCGACTATGATGTCACGTTTAGCAAGAGCTTCGCTGAGCCATTTTTCATCAGTGGCGGTTCTGGGGCGATGACATTTACCATCACCAATAACCACGCTACTGACCCGGTGAACCAGCTTAGTTTTACGGATGATCTAAATGATGTTTTGACTGGATTAGTGGCAACCAATACGCCGTTAATCGACGTATGCGGCCCTGGATCATCCCTGACAGGAACGAGTTTTCTGGCGTTTTCTGGTGGCTCTGTCGCAGCAAACGGTGGCACATGTAGTTTTACAGTGGACTTTCAATTACCCCTCATAGAGAGTGAAGTTGAGATTCAAAATACCACGTCTCCGTTAACCTCGAATGGTCTAGTGATTGCGCAAGAAGCCACAGACGACGTGACGGTCACCCTGGTACCGAGTTTTAACAAGACATTCTCCCCGGAGTTTGTGTCGGTTGGGATCCCCAGTGTGCTTCAATTCACAATCGATAATTCGGGCAGTACCTTTTCCGCGAGCAGCATCGATTTCACTGATAACCTGCCGACAGGCATGGTAGTCGCTGCAACGCCGAATGTTTCTACCAGCTGTACCGGTGGAACGATCACCGCACTTGCTGGAGGTGCGGTAGTCACCTATTCGGGTGGCACGGTATCAGCCAGTTCAAGTTGTACTGTCTCAGTTGAAGTTTCGGCTGCTGTCGCAGGCACGTACTTAAATACATCCGGTGATCTCACCTCGTCGTTAGGCAATAGTGGCACTGCCACCGCCACGCTCACAGTACGAGATATTGGATTTACTAAAGTATTTGGCTCACCGGCACCGCAGGCTGGAGAGACTACGACCTTGACGTTTGTCATTGAGAACCGAGAAACAGTGGCGATCAGCGGTTTGGCGTTCACTGATGACTTGGATGCCGTTGTGACCGGGCTAGCTGCCGACGGTACAGCAATTGTAAGCAACTGCGGCACTCCGTCTGTGACAGCAGCATCAAACATAGCAGTGCGAGATGCCTCAGTTGCTGCGCAATCCACATGTACAATTGAGGTGACCATAACGGTTCCTGTCTCCACTTTCCCCGGTAGTTATCGGAACACAACAAGCACCTTAACGGCGAGTGGCGATTACGCCGCCGACGCGGCGACAAAAGACCTGGTTGTTGTGCCGCCATCGCTGTTATTTAGCAAAGCGTTCACGCCAAGTGCGATCAATACAGACGAGGTATCTACCTTGGTGTTCACGATCGACAACGGCGCCAGCCCAGTCGCGGCCACGTCACTCGCGTTTACCGATGTCATGCCGACAGGCTTAGTGATTGCAACACCAGCTAATCTTATCAATACCTGTAGCGGCACAGTCACTGCAACATCCGGCAGCAGTACGATCAGCCTGACCGATGGCACCGTCACCGATGGTGCCATCTGTACGCTACAGATTGCTGTAACGTCCTCAGTTGGGGGAAATTTCGTTAATACCTCCGGAGATCTAACTTCTTCGTCGGGCAACAGCGGCCCTGCCAATGCGAGCTTGCTGGTAGACGACGACACAGACAATGATGGCGTCTTGAACGCGGTTGATAACTGTCCTCGCACGCCGAACGCGAATCAGGCCGACTTAGATTCAGACGACATTGGCAATGTTTGCGATGACGACGATGATGGTGATGGAATGCCAGACGCTTTCGAGAATGCCAATGGTCTCGACCCATTCAACTCGTTCGATCAGCAAGCCGATAACGACAACGACGGGTTTACCAATCTGCAGGAATTTCAGTTTGGAACAGACCCGAACTCACCGGATGCCGATGTCGACGGAAATGGCGTGCCAGATGAAGTAGATCAGCGCCGTCGCAATTCAATTCCAAGCATTCTGTTCCAATTGTTGCTGGATAACACGCCCATCTAA
- a CDS encoding BCCT family transporter, translating into MNNKESSHKNTLLGLSVDKPVFTISLAMLGCLVGYAGLNPEHSGKLFASLQAGIVQYASWYYVLVAAIILVCVTFLGFSRAGDIKLGLDHSEPEYSNLSWFAMLFSAGMGIGLMFYGVAEPVMHFMSPPKGDGATIEAAREAMRLTFFHWGLHAWSIYAIVALILGYFAHRHGLPLTLRSALYPLIGERIYGPWGTAVDVFAILGTICGIATSLGLGVIQINSGLGHLFGVPISPQVQVLLIIGTMALATVSVIMGLDAGIKRLSEFNMTLAALLLIGVVLAGPTILIFQTFMQNIGDYLSEIVSKTFNLYAYDPTDWLGGWTILYWGWWLSWAPFVGIFIARISKGRTIREFVFGAMLVPCVFNLFWMSAFGNSAIDLISTGEMANLGEIVQQDQAVALFNFLESLPMSSLLSGISLLMVVVFFVTSADSGALVLNMLSSKGATNTAIPQRVLWTIAIALVTTVLLYAGGLSALQTASIAGALPFSAALLWAIYGFFKALRADVSKREVEVNLPPGIMQAQTEDWRDQINGLLSFPEPSDVKRFLKANVKPAMNDFAHEVQSHGVECQIKDQISESGEISLVVLQSNQVNFVYRVICAEVNSSGQKTNSDSELNSIESMVQAEVHLSEGGQGYCVMGWTKAQIRMDIIGRYANHLRFLDSL; encoded by the coding sequence ATGAATAACAAAGAATCAAGTCACAAAAACACCCTACTGGGCTTATCGGTCGACAAGCCAGTCTTTACTATCTCCCTGGCGATGCTTGGTTGTTTAGTTGGCTACGCCGGGCTAAATCCAGAACACAGCGGCAAGCTATTCGCCAGTTTGCAGGCCGGAATCGTTCAGTATGCGAGTTGGTACTATGTATTGGTGGCGGCCATTATTTTGGTGTGCGTGACGTTTCTCGGGTTTTCCCGAGCCGGCGATATTAAGTTAGGGTTAGATCACTCCGAGCCCGAATACTCCAACCTGTCTTGGTTTGCAATGTTGTTCTCCGCCGGCATGGGGATTGGCTTAATGTTTTACGGTGTGGCCGAGCCGGTGATGCACTTTATGTCTCCGCCCAAAGGCGACGGTGCAACCATAGAAGCCGCACGCGAAGCCATGCGCCTGACTTTTTTCCACTGGGGCTTACACGCCTGGTCAATTTACGCAATTGTGGCGCTGATATTAGGCTATTTTGCACACCGGCACGGTTTGCCGCTTACCTTGCGATCAGCACTCTACCCATTAATCGGCGAGCGCATCTATGGACCTTGGGGTACCGCAGTTGATGTCTTTGCGATTTTAGGAACAATCTGCGGTATCGCAACGAGTCTAGGCCTGGGCGTCATCCAAATAAACTCAGGCTTGGGACATTTGTTCGGTGTACCGATCAGTCCGCAGGTACAAGTCTTACTCATTATTGGCACAATGGCGCTGGCAACCGTGTCTGTCATCATGGGTCTGGATGCAGGGATCAAGCGTCTGTCTGAGTTCAATATGACGCTCGCTGCATTGCTTCTCATAGGCGTGGTGCTCGCAGGCCCAACAATTCTGATTTTTCAAACGTTTATGCAAAACATTGGCGATTATTTGTCAGAGATTGTATCCAAAACGTTCAACCTATACGCTTATGATCCAACTGACTGGCTCGGTGGTTGGACAATTCTCTATTGGGGCTGGTGGCTCTCGTGGGCGCCTTTTGTCGGCATTTTTATTGCTCGTATTTCGAAGGGGCGAACAATTCGGGAGTTTGTGTTTGGTGCCATGTTGGTTCCTTGCGTCTTCAACCTCTTTTGGATGAGCGCATTCGGAAACAGCGCGATCGACCTGATAAGTACCGGTGAGATGGCTAACCTTGGTGAAATCGTACAGCAAGATCAAGCGGTCGCTTTGTTCAATTTTCTTGAGAGCCTGCCTATGTCGTCACTACTGTCAGGAATTTCATTGCTGATGGTGGTGGTATTCTTTGTGACATCAGCAGACAGCGGTGCGTTGGTTTTGAACATGTTGTCCTCAAAAGGTGCCACCAATACCGCGATCCCGCAGCGTGTGCTATGGACTATTGCAATCGCATTAGTGACGACCGTACTGTTGTATGCTGGTGGGCTCTCGGCTTTGCAAACAGCCTCAATTGCTGGGGCACTCCCCTTCTCAGCAGCGCTACTATGGGCTATTTATGGTTTTTTCAAAGCATTGAGAGCCGATGTTTCAAAACGAGAGGTCGAAGTAAACTTACCGCCTGGGATTATGCAAGCGCAGACCGAAGATTGGCGTGATCAGATCAACGGTTTGTTGAGTTTTCCGGAGCCTAGCGACGTAAAACGATTCCTCAAAGCCAATGTTAAACCGGCGATGAATGACTTTGCACACGAAGTTCAATCACACGGCGTTGAATGCCAGATCAAGGATCAGATAAGTGAAAGCGGCGAGATCTCGCTCGTTGTACTCCAAAGTAACCAGGTGAACTTTGTTTATCGCGTGATCTGCGCCGAAGTGAATTCCAGTGGACAAAAAACCAACTCTGATTCAGAACTGAATTCGATTGAGAGTATGGTTCAGGCCGAAGTCCACCTAAGCGAGGGCGGCCAAGGCTACTGTGTCATGGGTTGGACTAAGGCTCAAATTCGTATGGACATCATTGGTCGATACGCGAACCACCTACGATTCCTCGACTCACTATAG
- a CDS encoding tetratricopeptide repeat-containing sulfotransferase family protein, whose amino-acid sequence MRAGEFEAARASLAALLEESPDDPELHYLTAVCCRYLANYDAALESLGSLKRLSPDHSRGMQEQGHLLVAVGEPRRALEAYARATQLNPALIPSWRAQIKLLAQLKLNAQAESVALQTKRIAALPTPLLHVIELRAQGKLLKAEQLCRRFLQTNPTHVEGMRQLADIGVRLGILEDAEFLLESALQLDQGHVEVTVDYIQVLRKRQKHQRALEQARSLTERFPSNPQFRSLFAIESMQVGDYPTAIENFDRVLQALPDEPATLTSQGHAFKTMGNQAAAVDNYRRALAANSRHCEAWYSLANLKTVRFTRDDFNAMQSLQSDPLLVSADQIYLHFALGKAHEDRDEYEASFRHYAKGNELKRLQSRYDAQQMADEFRAIQHVCNASYADRIARGGCPAADPIFIVGLPRSGSTLLEQILSSHSQVDGTLELPNILALAHSLRRGDRLSNESHYPAVLATLTEEQRVAFGQQYLDDTRVHRAGAHYFIDKMPNNFRHIGLIKAILPNAKIIDARRDPMACCFSGFKQLFAEGQEFSYSLHDIGRYYRDYEELMTHWRRVFPDSILHVQYEDVVNDLEGQVRRILHYCGLPFETACLDFHATQRAVRTASSEQVRRPINTDGLDQWRHYAPWLDPLVHALENT is encoded by the coding sequence ATGCGTGCAGGCGAATTCGAAGCCGCACGAGCCTCACTTGCAGCACTTTTGGAGGAATCGCCTGATGATCCCGAATTACACTATCTGACCGCGGTATGCTGTCGTTACCTCGCAAATTATGATGCCGCGCTTGAATCGCTCGGCTCCTTGAAGCGATTGTCGCCGGACCATAGTCGCGGCATGCAGGAACAAGGGCACTTATTGGTCGCCGTAGGGGAACCGCGGCGAGCGCTGGAAGCGTACGCCCGCGCGACGCAACTAAATCCGGCACTCATCCCGAGCTGGCGCGCACAAATCAAGTTATTAGCACAACTAAAGCTCAACGCCCAGGCTGAATCGGTAGCCCTACAAACCAAAAGAATTGCCGCATTGCCGACACCGTTACTGCACGTAATCGAATTGCGTGCGCAAGGTAAATTGCTCAAAGCGGAGCAATTATGCCGTCGGTTTTTACAGACAAACCCAACGCACGTCGAAGGCATGCGCCAATTAGCGGACATTGGTGTTCGACTCGGGATATTGGAAGACGCGGAATTCTTACTTGAAAGCGCATTGCAATTGGATCAAGGTCATGTCGAGGTCACCGTTGATTACATTCAGGTTCTACGCAAACGTCAAAAACACCAACGCGCCTTAGAGCAAGCACGTTCCCTAACGGAGCGATTCCCGAGTAATCCGCAGTTTCGTTCATTGTTTGCCATCGAAAGCATGCAGGTTGGTGATTACCCGACCGCAATCGAAAACTTTGATCGCGTGTTGCAAGCGCTACCCGACGAACCCGCCACCCTGACGTCTCAAGGTCATGCATTCAAAACCATGGGTAATCAAGCTGCGGCGGTAGACAACTACCGACGTGCACTCGCCGCCAATTCACGCCATTGCGAGGCTTGGTACTCTCTGGCTAATTTGAAGACCGTGCGGTTCACGCGCGATGACTTCAACGCCATGCAATCATTACAATCCGATCCATTGTTGGTTTCGGCAGATCAGATTTATCTGCATTTTGCACTGGGCAAAGCCCATGAAGATCGCGATGAATACGAAGCCTCATTTAGGCACTACGCAAAAGGCAATGAACTAAAACGACTTCAAAGCCGTTATGATGCACAGCAAATGGCAGACGAGTTTCGTGCGATACAACATGTTTGCAATGCAAGCTATGCTGACCGTATTGCCCGCGGCGGATGTCCGGCAGCAGACCCCATTTTTATCGTTGGGTTGCCACGTTCAGGGTCCACCTTGTTAGAACAAATTCTGTCATCACATAGCCAAGTGGATGGCACGCTTGAGCTTCCTAATATACTGGCTCTTGCGCACAGCCTGCGACGTGGGGACAGACTAAGCAACGAATCGCACTACCCCGCTGTGCTCGCAACACTGACCGAGGAGCAACGGGTCGCTTTTGGTCAACAGTACTTAGACGACACGCGGGTACACCGAGCGGGCGCGCACTACTTCATCGACAAGATGCCAAATAATTTTCGTCATATTGGACTAATCAAAGCCATTCTGCCCAATGCCAAAATTATTGATGCTCGTCGAGACCCCATGGCGTGTTGCTTCAGCGGTTTTAAACAATTATTCGCTGAAGGCCAAGAATTTAGCTACAGTTTGCACGACATCGGCCGCTATTACCGTGACTATGAGGAACTGATGACGCATTGGCGACGGGTATTTCCGGATTCAATATTGCATGTGCAATACGAAGACGTGGTTAACGATCTCGAAGGCCAAGTACGTCGTATCCTGCACTATTGTGGTCTCCCTTTTGAAACCGCCTGTTTGGACTTTCATGCTACTCAACGTGCTGTACGCACAGCCAGTTCAGAACAAGTACGTCGCCCCATTAACACTGATGGCCTTGACCAATGGCGGCACTATGCGCCTTGGCTAGATCCTTTGGTTCACGCACTCGAAAACACGTAG